The following proteins are co-located in the Acidimicrobiales bacterium genome:
- a CDS encoding response regulator transcription factor — protein sequence MRVLVVEDEERLAAGVRAGLEAEGFAVDVAGDGVDGLWMAREHPYDAIVLDLMLPGLNGYRVCRALRDDGNWTPVLVLTAKDGEWDEVEALDTGADDFLAKPFSHAVLVARLRALLRRGARERPAVLAAGDLRLDPAARRAWRGDVEVELTARELSLLEFLLRRAGEVVSKREVLDHVWDVDFEGDPNIVEVYVRHLRNKLDRPFGRASIETLRGAGYRLAADGG from the coding sequence GTGCGGGTGCTGGTCGTGGAGGACGAGGAGCGCCTGGCCGCCGGCGTGCGGGCGGGGCTGGAGGCCGAGGGGTTCGCGGTCGACGTGGCCGGCGACGGGGTCGACGGCCTGTGGATGGCCCGCGAGCACCCGTACGACGCCATCGTCCTCGACCTCATGCTCCCCGGCCTCAACGGGTACCGGGTGTGCCGGGCCCTCCGGGACGACGGGAACTGGACGCCGGTGCTGGTCCTCACGGCCAAGGACGGCGAGTGGGACGAGGTCGAGGCCCTCGACACCGGCGCCGACGACTTCCTCGCCAAGCCGTTCTCCCACGCCGTGCTCGTCGCCCGGCTGCGGGCGCTGCTGCGGCGGGGCGCCCGGGAGCGGCCGGCGGTGCTGGCCGCCGGCGACCTCCGCCTCGACCCGGCCGCCCGGCGGGCGTGGCGGGGCGACGTCGAGGTCGAGCTGACCGCCCGCGAGCTGTCGCTGCTCGAGTTCCTGCTCCGGCGGGCCGGCGAGGTGGTGTCGAAGCGGGAGGTGCTCGACCACGTGTGGGACGTGGACTTCGAGGGCGACCCGAACATCGTCGAGGTCTACGTCCGCCACCTGCGCAACAAGCTCGACCGGCCGTTCGGGCGGGCGTCGATCGAGACCCTGCGGGGCGCCGGGTACCGGCTGGCCGCCGATGGCGGGTGA